Proteins encoded in a region of the Oncorhynchus gorbuscha isolate QuinsamMale2020 ecotype Even-year linkage group LG16, OgorEven_v1.0, whole genome shotgun sequence genome:
- the LOC123999612 gene encoding dynein axonemal light chain 4-like, with protein MAETTESKKEEADYKRLHSFPLIRHTDMPEEMRVETMELCVTACEKFATNNENAAKMIKESMDKKFGSSWHVVIGEGFGFEVTHEVKNLLYMFFGGSLAVCVWKCA; from the exons atggcagagacaacagagagcaagaaagaggaGGCTGATTACAAGAGGCTCCACAGCTTCCCACTCATCAGG cacacagacatgccaGAGGAGATGAGAGTGGAAACGATGGAACTGTGTGTCACAGCCTGTGAGAAGTTTGCCACCAACaatgag AATGCGGCGAAGATGATCAAGGAGTCGATGGATAAAAAGTTTGGCAGCTCGTGGCACGTGGTGATCGGGGAGGGCTTTGGCTTCGAGGTGACACACGAGGTGAAGAACCTGCTCTACATGTTCTTTGGAGGCAGcctggccgtgtgtgtgtggaagTGCGCTTAG